From the Chryseobacterium sp. G0201 genome, the window CTTCTACTTTCATGTTTATTAATGATAAGCATGACGCTTAATGCCCAGATCAATTTGGGTACAGGAAGTACTGATGTTGGAGTTGCTCCAATAAGTACTTATTATGGATATTCTTACGTTCAGCAAATTTTCACGAAACAGGAAATTAATGCTAATGCGGCAGGAAATATTACAGGACTAAAGTTTTATCTTGATCCTGCCATGTCGATCGCCAGCTCTTCAGATTGGGTAGTTTATTTAGGCCAAACTACAAAAACTTCATTTGCTACGGACTCAGACTGGATTCCTGCCGGTCAGTTAACCCAGGTATTCTCTGGAACCGTTACCAATACAAATGGAGTAGTGGAAATTACTTTTGCCACACCATTTCCGTATAATAATACTAGTAATCTAGTGGTTGCAGCCGAGGAAAACTCTGCAGGTTACGATGCTAATGATTATGATGAAGCAATGTATGTTTATCCTTCAACTCCAAATTCTACCCTATATTTTAGAGATGATAACATAAATCCGGATCCTTTTGCTCCATCGGACGGAAATTTGGAACCTTATAAATCTGTGATTACTTTTAATGGATTAACGCCAAACCCTATTCCTGGTTGTCCATTGGTAACATATCCTACAAATAATTCTATGTTTATTCCATTATTACCTACAATTACGTGGAATAACTCTTCGGGTGCTACAGGATATAAAGTTTCTGTGGGAACAACACCTGGAGGAACGAATGTTGTTAATCAGCAATCAGTTGCTACAAACAGTTTTACGTTGTCAACAGCTCTTAACCCTGGTACTAATTATTATGTAAAAGTTGCAGCAGTAAGTGCAGCAGGAGAGTCTTCGGGTTGTTCTGATACGATGTTTACAACAGTGCCGCCACCACCGGCAAACGATGAATGCTCGGCTGCGACTGCATTAACAGTAAATTCTGATCTAAATTGCGGTACTGTAACTTCAGGATATACATTGGGAGCTACAGATTCAGGGTTAATTCCTGATCCTTGTTTTGGTAATCCTGATGATGATGTTTGGTTTAAATTTGTTGCTACGGCTACTTCTCATAAAGTGTCACTTACGAATATTGTTTCTGTAGGCTCTGATGACGATACAGATACCTATTTCCAGGTATTCGACGGATCTTGTGGCTCATTAACCAGTATTTTGTGTTCGGATGATACCACATCTACAGTTTCAGGACTTACTGTGGGAGGTACTTATTACGTAAGAGTTTATAGCTACTACGGTTCAGGAAGTAACCAAAGTTTTGATATCTGTATTGGAACATTTCCACCGCCACCAGCCAATGATGATTGCTCAGGAGCATTGCAGGCGACTACATTCCCTTATAATTATACACAATCAGATGCAGGAGGTGCTACCAATAACGGAGGATTTATTACCGCTTGTTCTAATGGTATGAATGACGGTACATGGTTCTCATTTATAGGGAATGGTAACGCGAATGTTATAACGGTAACAATGCCTGCAGCAAGCGATTTTGATCCTGAAATTGGTGTTTATACAGGTACTTGCGGCAATTTGGTTTGTGTAGACCGTATTGATGATAACGGACAGGGAGGTACCGAAACTATTTCAATACCAACAGTTGCCGGAACCAATTATTTTGTCAATGTAGGATATTACAGTGATTTCACAGATGAGCCTGAAGGAACATTTAGTATTAACATTACGAATGGAACATTGGGAACTTCCGAAATTGCAGGAACTAAAAACGGTATTAAAGTATACCCGAATCCTTTTACAGATGTTGTGAATATTTCAGATATTAAAGATGTAAAATCTGTTTCTGTATCCGATATTTCCGGAAGATTGGTTAAAACGATTGAAAAACCTTCTTCTACTCTTCATTTAGAAGAATTAAAATCAGGATTGTATTTAGTAACATTAAATATGAAAGATGGTTCTAAGCAAACAATCAAAGCAATTAAAAAATAATAAGAATTAACTCAAATAAAAACGAGACGGCTATTTAAGTCGTCTCGTTTTATTTATAAATTAAATTATTTGTCTGGAACAGGTTGTATATCACCTGTGTTCATATGTTCAAAAACTGTTGGGAAAAACATCACGAGTATAAAATAAATGATGATCATTAATACAATTAAAGCAAAAAGAATAATTACTAAACTGCTTGGCTTGTTTTTCTTTTGTGGTTCCATGATTTTGTGGTATTTTGGTTAATAGAATAAACTTATAAAAAGTATTAAGCTAATTTCTTGCCACACTGCTTGCAATACCTTGCATCATCATCAATATCTTCATTTCCGCACCTTTCGCATGTCTTTTCAAGATTCTGTCTTTTGTTTCTCATTTCTGCAGTTACGATCCCTGTAGGAACCGCAATAATAGAATAACCTGCCAACATCAGAATAACGGCAAAAAATTTACCCATCGGAGTAATCGGAGAAACATCGCCATAACCAACCGTTGTCACCGTAACCACAGCCCAATAAATAGATTGCGGAATAGTTTCAAATCCCGGCCTTCCGCCTTCCACCATAAACATCAAAGAACCAACGATTACTGAAAAAATAATTAAAAATAAAAGGAAAATATATATTTTTCTTGAACTGTTTTTTAATGCTCTCACAATTACAGTTCCATCATTCATAAAATCCAGAAGATTGAAAACCCTGAAAACCCTCAACATTCTCAGCATTCTGAATATCAGGAAATATTTAGTTACAGGAAAGAAAAAACTCAGATAAAACGGAACTAAAGCCAAAAAATCAATAATTCCGAAAAAACTGAAAACATATTGTTTCTTATTTTTTATAACAGCAATTCTGCTAAAATATTCCGCCGAAAAAAATATTGAAATAACCCATTCAAGAATAATAAAGGTATAATGGAATTTTTTATCAAGCTGAGGTACACTTTCCATCATTATGATGAAGGTACTTACAAGAATTAAGAATAGTAAAATAATGTCGAATAATTTTCCGAGTTTGGTATCGGAACGGTAAATAATCCGGTAAAGATACCTTTTCCAGAGCGCGTCTCCGGGAACAAGGTTGTGCTCTCTTTCCATTTTTTTAATGCTTTTTTTAAATTAACAAATAATCGTTATTTTCGTAGCAAACATACAGAATAAAATGACAATAAGTGAAGTAATTTCCAAAATAGAAACACGCATTCCGTTACAGCAGGCAGAAGATTTTGATAATGTGGGGTTGCTGTGTGGAGTTCCGACCCGCAACGTGAGCGGAATTCTGGTTTGCCACGATGCTCTGGAAAACGTTATAGATGAAGCCATTGAGAAAAATTGTAATCTAATTGTATGTTTTCACCCGATTATCTTTTCTGGGTTAAAATCTTTAACAGGAAAAAACTATGTTGAAAGAGCAGTTCTAAAAGCTATCGAAAATAAAATTGCCATTTACGCCATTCATACCGCTTGGGATAACGATTTTTTTGGAGTAAATGCAGGAATTTGCAATCATTTAGGCTTAAAAAATATAAAAATTCTTCAACCAAAGAAAAATAACTTAAAACAATTAACGGTTTTCGTTCCTAAAGATCATTCAGAACAGGTAAAAGAAGCGCTTTTCTCAGCAGGAGCTGGAAATATTGGTTTTTACGATGAATGCAGCTTTACATTGAATGGAAGTGGAACTTTCAGACCAATTGAAGGCTCAAATCCATTTTCAGGTCAACAGAATATCCGCGAAAATGCCGATGAAAACATGATTTCAGTCATTTTTGAAGATTACAAACAAGGTCAGATTATTTCAGCAATGAAATCTGCACATCCATATGAAGAAGTGGCGCATCAGATCTATAATTTAGATAATGAAAATCAACATTCAGGCTTAGGAATGTACGGAGAATTGGATGAAGAGATGGATGAAAAGGACTTTTTGAAGTTCGTAAAGGAAAAATTTAACCTTGAAATCATTAAACATTCAGATTTTAACAATAAAAAAATAAAAAGAGTAGGAGTGTTAGGTGGTTCCGGTGCCAGTGGAATAAAATCTGCACTATCTAAGAAATGCGACGCCTATCTTACCGGAGATATCAAATACCACGACTATTTTCTGGCAGAATCCAAAATGCTGATTTGCGATATAGGTCATTATGAATCAGAACAATTCGTTACTCAACAATTATTTGAAATTTTGTCACAAAAATTTACTACATTTGCAATTTCGAAATCTAACGAAAAAACAAACCCAGTAAATTATTTCCTTTAGATATGGCAACAAAGACCAACGATATTTCAGTTGAAGAGAAGTTAAGAGCTTTATACGATTTACAAATCATAGATTCAAGATTGGATGAAATCCGAAATACAAGAGGAGAATTGCCAATTGAGGTTGAAGATCTTGAAATCGAGATTGAAGGACTTGAAAAAAGAGCTGAAAAATTTCACGCTGATATCAAAGATCAGGACGATCAGATCAAAACCAAGCATGAAGTGATAAACCATGCAAAAGCTTTAATTGAAAAATACAAGTCTCAACAGGACAATGTAAGAAACAACAAAGAGTTTGAAGCATTAGGAAAAGAAATGGAATTCCAGGATCTTGAAATTCAGCTTGCTGAAAAAAGAATCAAAGAATTCGGAGTTAAAATTGCTCACAAAAACGAAACTTTAAGTGAACTGAATACAAAAATCAGTAATCTTAAAAACCACTTAAAATTCAAAAAAGAAGAATTAGATGGTCTTATTTCTGAAACTCAGAAAGAAGAAGACTATTTGATCGAGCAGTCAAAAGAATATGCAGGTAAGATCGACGAGAGATTACTGGCTTCTTATACTAGAATCAGAACAAGTTCTCCTACCGGTTTAGCGGTTGTAGGATTAGAAAGAGGTGCTCCAAAAGGATCATTCTTCACTATTCCGCCTCAAAAGCAAATGGAGATTGCTCAGAGAAAGAAAATCATTATTGATGAGCACTCAGGAAAAATCCTTGTAGATGACGAATTGGTAATAGAAGAAACTGAAAGAATGAGAACTGTAATTAAATTCTAATTATAGATTTTAATCACTTCTGAAAGTTCGATTCAGATAAAGTACAAAATTAAACTACCAAGCCGGAGCAAAGATATTTTGCTCTGGCTTTTTTTATTTCCCCAAACTGTCATTACTAGGAACGAAGTGACAAAGCAATCTCAAACATAAATCTTCTCATACCCTCCAATTCTCCCACTCTCAGACTCTCCGCCCCATTCACTTTCTAACTCAAAACTTTTCAGGAGCTTGATCCGGCTTTCCGCTGTATCTTTTGTGTGACGTCCTGGGCTTCGCTCCGGCTGCCACCCAAAAGGATGCCGCTTCAATCCGGGCTAGGGTAGTGTGCGTTTTTAACGCTTTTTCTTGTAGTAGAAAATTACTTAGAGGTAATATCAATCGATCGCTAGTCCTTTCCATGACTGCAAATCCGACCTAGGAAGTTGCAGCGTTAAGAAAATGAATTCTGAGAACGTTAAAAAAATTCTACTGTTTGAAGCGCGAGACCAATCTTGAGTCGAATAACCAATCTTGAATTCGCGCAAGTTTTAGAATTTTTAGAGAACAGGATTCATTTTTAGCTTGCAGCTTCCAGTCTTGAATTTTTGGTCCGTTTGCTTCAA encodes:
- a CDS encoding T9SS type A sorting domain-containing protein: MTKLLLSCLLMISMTLNAQINLGTGSTDVGVAPISTYYGYSYVQQIFTKQEINANAAGNITGLKFYLDPAMSIASSSDWVVYLGQTTKTSFATDSDWIPAGQLTQVFSGTVTNTNGVVEITFATPFPYNNTSNLVVAAEENSAGYDANDYDEAMYVYPSTPNSTLYFRDDNINPDPFAPSDGNLEPYKSVITFNGLTPNPIPGCPLVTYPTNNSMFIPLLPTITWNNSSGATGYKVSVGTTPGGTNVVNQQSVATNSFTLSTALNPGTNYYVKVAAVSAAGESSGCSDTMFTTVPPPPANDECSAATALTVNSDLNCGTVTSGYTLGATDSGLIPDPCFGNPDDDVWFKFVATATSHKVSLTNIVSVGSDDDTDTYFQVFDGSCGSLTSILCSDDTTSTVSGLTVGGTYYVRVYSYYGSGSNQSFDICIGTFPPPPANDDCSGALQATTFPYNYTQSDAGGATNNGGFITACSNGMNDGTWFSFIGNGNANVITVTMPAASDFDPEIGVYTGTCGNLVCVDRIDDNGQGGTETISIPTVAGTNYFVNVGYYSDFTDEPEGTFSINITNGTLGTSEIAGTKNGIKVYPNPFTDVVNISDIKDVKSVSVSDISGRLVKTIEKPSSTLHLEELKSGLYLVTLNMKDGSKQTIKAIKK
- a CDS encoding ion transporter, whose protein sequence is MEREHNLVPGDALWKRYLYRIIYRSDTKLGKLFDIILLFLILVSTFIIMMESVPQLDKKFHYTFIILEWVISIFFSAEYFSRIAVIKNKKQYVFSFFGIIDFLALVPFYLSFFFPVTKYFLIFRMLRMLRVFRVFNLLDFMNDGTVIVRALKNSSRKIYIFLLFLIIFSVIVGSLMFMVEGGRPGFETIPQSIYWAVVTVTTVGYGDVSPITPMGKFFAVILMLAGYSIIAVPTGIVTAEMRNKRQNLEKTCERCGNEDIDDDARYCKQCGKKLA
- a CDS encoding Nif3-like dinuclear metal center hexameric protein, yielding MTISEVISKIETRIPLQQAEDFDNVGLLCGVPTRNVSGILVCHDALENVIDEAIEKNCNLIVCFHPIIFSGLKSLTGKNYVERAVLKAIENKIAIYAIHTAWDNDFFGVNAGICNHLGLKNIKILQPKKNNLKQLTVFVPKDHSEQVKEALFSAGAGNIGFYDECSFTLNGSGTFRPIEGSNPFSGQQNIRENADENMISVIFEDYKQGQIISAMKSAHPYEEVAHQIYNLDNENQHSGLGMYGELDEEMDEKDFLKFVKEKFNLEIIKHSDFNNKKIKRVGVLGGSGASGIKSALSKKCDAYLTGDIKYHDYFLAESKMLICDIGHYESEQFVTQQLFEILSQKFTTFAISKSNEKTNPVNYFL
- a CDS encoding zinc ribbon domain-containing protein, whose translation is MATKTNDISVEEKLRALYDLQIIDSRLDEIRNTRGELPIEVEDLEIEIEGLEKRAEKFHADIKDQDDQIKTKHEVINHAKALIEKYKSQQDNVRNNKEFEALGKEMEFQDLEIQLAEKRIKEFGVKIAHKNETLSELNTKISNLKNHLKFKKEELDGLISETQKEEDYLIEQSKEYAGKIDERLLASYTRIRTSSPTGLAVVGLERGAPKGSFFTIPPQKQMEIAQRKKIIIDEHSGKILVDDELVIEETERMRTVIKF